AGAACCAAATCTTAACCACACATGCAAATAGGGTGGGAATCATTTTACTTTTCAAGAACCCTGAACCAAAAAGCAGCCTGTTTTGTAACAGAAGTCTTCTAAAAACAGAGTATTCATTTCCCTCAAAATGTCTGTGGTGACTCAAAgtcagcagcaacagaaaagaaacagctgccACTGTTCGATTaacccagcagcactgcaaaagGACACACTGAGTGTTTAAGAGCAAGACTGGTGGTTGATTACCCAAGTCTTTGGGAATTTCTAGTCCTACGGCAGAGCATGACAATTTATTTGCTCTGGTAAGAGAAACACATTTACTACTTCAatagcagttttattttaaaataagctctCCAAACAAATCTGTTTGGAAagtcattttttctgttttaaggcTTAGAGGGCACTTTTGCCGTTGTACCATCTGCACCAGTCAgactaagtaaaaaaaaaaagtcaggtttCCACTgcacaagcaaaataaatgtgaatCCTGTCtacatcaaaacagaaacagtcaGAAAGTGCTCTTTGAAGTTCAGCCTGATCATACTTCTAGCATGTTTTCACCAGCCAGCACGAACAGGGCCAAACCACAGATTagaagcaattttaaaacagaCTTAAAGCATGATTCATTAGCTGTGTTCCATGCTCCACATAGGTATGAAGCCACTCACATGCACTGTTCTCCTCACTGAAAACTGCAGTTATTACAACTCAgtgttaatttatttcatgctgGTAAATCAGTATTCTTTCACTCTGATAATCTAACCTAACACCAAGACAtaccaaaaagtaaaaaaaaaaacccacaaactttGTAGAGTATATATATTaggtttttatatatatatatatatatattaaaaatacacacacatacctTTTTCACTGGACCCTCTTACATATGGCTTAAGGTGAGACATCTTGATGGGTCTTTTCAACCTGGATCCTGTGACATCTCTTAATATTGCACAGCCATTATCTGTGATATATTCTATAATACAAGGACCAACCCATTCTGACTGGAAACGACCATCTTTCCACCAGTTTTTTCTTCGCCTGAGGACTTCATGACCAACTTTAAGTCGAAGGGTACTTAATTGCTTTGGCTTCCTTTTGACAgtgattttgtttctaatatttTGCTCACCTGAAGTGTTTTTCTCCACCTGCAGAAAGATAcacataaattacattttccttttccaaaagtgattatatatttttgtaacacTGCTTAATAATGCAGAAGCATAACAAAGTGGTTTCAGATGTGTGTAATTCGTAATATGTAGGGCTGGAGAGTTctaaaggaatttattttgtCTTCGTAAATCAATAGTCCATAGGCAATGGATTTCAGCTTCTGTAGATACGCAGCCCTCTAAGTCAGATATGAATCTTTGGCAATAGGTCTCTTAAGGTTACTCCCTCCAAATACATACAGGAATTGTTACACTGGAATCCAGGGATcataggcaaagaaaaaaaaaaaaaaaaagcaactgaaaccCCAAGATCCCCACAAACCCCTACATTGCTTTAAAAGGCTAGTTATACTTTACATTTCAAGCCTTTCCATCATTTTCTATCTTCAGTCTTACTAGTAAAATCTGAATATGTAACATTTACCTGGCAATCTGaggttttttgttcttccagtgcttgactAGCTTTTTTAGTTGCTTCAAATATTTTGGCAAACATACTGTATTCTCCTTCCACACATATATTCATTGGCTCAACAACATATGGGTTGCGATTAAACATTTGGAAATATGGGGTGTTTTGATGTGGCTCCTGTTTAAATGTGGAGCAAAAAGCAAGGAATTTAGCATACAGCTTTGCAGATATTTTGGGGAACTTCAGTCAGAACAGGAAGAACCTTCACATACCAAATTTGTCAAATTGAAAGCATAGGCAATAGCAGACAAATGTTCATCCCAGTCATTTGGATGGTTGGTGCAGTATTTGTTAATAAAAGCTTTGATTGTCTTACACGTTCTTTCATTTGCATCATCTGTCTGAGGATAAGACAACACAATTTGTTTCATTCCAAACAGTGCAAACAGCTCTTCatttatcttcaaaataaaaagaacacaaTTACTAAAGGTTCCCTTCTTCTGTACACACAGTTTAAGTAAACAAACTCAGTTTTCTATCCTTTTTGTTGCTATGATGGTGATAGAAGTCTTACATACATATTTCCACCAAACATTCGAGGGTTGAGAGTGAGAGCTAAAGGAACCAGTAGAGCTTAGGAGCCAGTAACTGATGGTTTCTAACCACATTTCTCCCACTAATTCAATCTGTCATTTCCTCCATATCAGTTTTATGATTCCATCATCTCTGAGAGGATCAAAGTGTGAAGAGCTCTTCATAATCACTATAGGCCAATGTCAAAACTACCCTTCATTATCTGCTGTACTGGACAATATGGATGAATGAAATATGGCATTCTGGAGTGTGAAAGTGTGTCAGTTCAACTGACTGACAAAACCTGCACTATGACTGCCAGaaaatcattttgctttgttctttagCCAAAGAATAAAACCCTGGTAAATACTGCATAATGTTATAACTGCAAGTAACTGGTTTATAATTTTCTGTATGTGCTaacttctatatttttttaattaaaatatttacagtctTTTCCAAGAATGGTCTGAAATTCAAATTTAATACagaggaaatttattttttttcttgggggcggggcgggggggagtgTGGCAATAAAAGAAGCCAGTCATGTAAATACATACCTGATAAACAAGCTCCTTCCCTTGATCAATAGGCATTTTTTGAGGTGGCCCATATAAGTAAAACACATTTATGATTGCCTTTGcaatttcagctgctgaagtgtCGTGCAGCGGCAAGATAACAGTCCATCTTGTAAACAAGTCTGTCATAATTATGATGTAGTTGTGGCTTCTGTTGGTAACATTAAAAGGTCCCATTAGATCTATAGTGACAGCTGTCCATGGGTCCTCTGCTTTGATAGGGTCTATTTTGGATGGTGTGGTGGTTGTATTCTTTGTCACTTGGCAATGCTGGCAAGCATACACCTAGTGCAAAAATCAGGGAGGATGCTATCAATAAAAAGCGATGGTGAAGGTTTAAGACAATCAGCAGGAACATAAATCTCCACTATTCCTCTAAGTTAGGTCAGACTAGgcaatgcaaaacaaattcattttatcatcttacttattttttacccttagatttttcagcctcagcacaaaaccaaaccaaaaccaaacagcagtGAAGGCCGGGAGAAGAACTTGTGCAGAAATTCATAGCTGAACTCTCCCATCCTGAAAGCACAGTGTGCTCTTTCAAGTCCACAGTACAAATTTTAATACCCACTTCCACCTATAAATACTAAAGGAAGTATGAAGCAGCCAGTCTTAATCACTCCCCTTTTGGTTCTACTGTGTACGCTGTTGCTGAAAAACACTGGTAACATATGTAACATTACATGCATAATACAAGTCACAGGCCTCTTTGTCCAAGTCTGAACTGAAAGCAAAGATGCACTTTCAGTTCATGTTACAGTTGCACATAAATATTCAGGTGATGCAGCAAGCCAATAACAACAGTAATTTGGCTGTAAGGGACATTTACATACAGTTTCTTCAGGGATCCCATCCAAGTATCTTTGggtgaaggaggagaaggaactTTCCTAAGCAGTGATTTGTTTTAACTATATACCTAATTGCATGGCAGAGGCACCATTTTTCATAATCTTATCTGCCAGCAGCCACTCTGGCTACATCACCTTAGGATGGCACAATCCATTCTAACAAAGATACATAAGAGGCCTTGCAAAAGAAACCTCTTCTCAAAGACTGTATGTGCCCTGTGTATTTAAAGGCAGTATGGCTCCTCAACACTGGGTAACATCCAGCAATATGCAAGCCATGTGGtcagcagtagaaaaaaaaaaaaaagaaacactgtgcTTTGCCAAGACGACCATTTACTGTTTAATTGTAAACTTATGCTTCCTCATCATGAAGCAGTACAGGTGCTTGCTGTATCAAAGCCATATTATCACAAAACGCTTGTAAGACTACATTAAAAAAGTATCCTGTAGCTATGAGACCATACCCACTGCTTGACATCATTTGTTACAGAGGTCCAGTAGTAATTAGATTCCACTAAAGTCAGCGTTCTTGATATGCCATGATGACTGCCAGCAGCATTCTTGTGGCACTTCTCAagtacctttttcttctcttcatctGAAACAATTACCAGGCGCATTTGTTTCCCGTCTTTTCCAACATAGAACAattcattttctgaaagaagaaaagtaccAGCAAATTACATGCAAGTGCTCTGTCTTTTGCTTAGTTTACCAAACTACTGGGCATAATTTagtacagaatttttaaatcaaCTTCAATTCACTTCTGTGTAAATGTGGCTTTTTGTTTACaagtaatttcttcttccaaaaagCCAATTGTTTACCTGTGTTTGTTAATCTGGACATGAGGCATTACAAGGGCAAGTCAGAATGCAAACATTTCCACAGCAAGTTTGACTGAAACACAAGCTAATGCagagggtgggaaggggaagtAGGACCTGTTTATGAGACTTCCAGTCTGTCTGCCAGCAACCTGACACCGTGATTTGCAGCTTTAACTCCTCCTTGCCTTCTCTCTACACAAACTTGACAGATAGGATTGAGACAGCACAGCACCCTAAAAAGGCTCATACACCTCCTCATAGGGATGAAATaaagctgggaagggctgggaggctCTAGGGTGACAGATGGCTTGCACTTCTGCCCAGTCACACACAGCACCCTCCAGACCAGACCAACCATTCCTTGTCTACAGCTGCAGATCTGGATTTCCCTTTCTTTAGTCCTTTGAATTATGGATTGCAATGGCTACGTACTTCCACAGTATCTAGAACAAGTTCTGGGTTTTAGTTAGATATATAAATCCCTCCTGGAATGGACTAACGCAGACTGAATTTCTGTAAACATCCTATTACACATTAACAAGGGTTAAGTAGAGTGTCTGTGTCATAGAGAATGTATATTAAAATCACCGTATGCTGCAAAGCAAGATcctacttccttttttttatttcatcagcaAATGTTCACCtaaaaaactattttcagaGTAGTTTGAAGTAACATTTTtacctttgaaaacaaattttttggCTGCTCTCCTGATTCCACTTCTTTCACTTGATAATGTTGTGGGATGATACTCCCCTGTTTGCTTGTAGTAGGCAATCTGCTTCAGGTGGAGCCCACCATTTTTTCCACTACGGACCATTGCTACACTGAACAAAATGCACAGATTCATTAGATGGAGCAACTGTCACATGAGCACATCTTCAGTTGTTACTGATTCCTTTGTAGTTCAGAGGTACCCTGATAATGTAGCATCTAAGATGTTACACCAGCCAGTGCGCTGCTCTTGCTATGCCCTTGTTACCAGCTTTAGCAGTAAGAAATACTGCATAAGACACTAATTTTGTTCTATGCAaagttttggttgtttttttccaacctcTATTTTATTCTTCCAAACAGCGGATACTTCAACTATATTCACTGGACAAGAGGGGAAAatgagagcaaagaaaaagaagttgcaATTCTCATTCTTAAACATTTTGACAGCTCTTCAGTGCAGGTGCGCTGGAAACTAGATGTGTCCAAAGAGCCACCCTAGTTGGAAAAAAGCACATAGgtaaataggaaaaaacaaCTCCCTCAAGGAAACtgacagaaatttattttgttcattaCTTCATCTGACAATTAGATTCTGACCTCCCAAACCAGACTCTGCATAAAAGGTAACATTTCTTTCCCTCACACTGGCTACTTCCCTGATCTTATTAATACACTAAAGTGGCATTAGTAAAATGTGTCATTGGTACAAGAAGAAATTGGGTCTAGGAAAAACAGCATcaaaataattcacaaataATGACAAGCAAATACACTCACAGACAGAAATATTCATGCAGGCACTATGTGATTTCAGTCacttccaccccccacccccaatctGTTCCAGTAGCAATGAAGATTTGTATGGAACAGCAGTTGATCCTGCTTTAATTGATGTCTACAAAAGCAGGATCAGGCTTGGGGCCTGCCATGTCATAATTTCTTAATTTACGCTGGTTACCCACAGTATTAAGcaaatttcttcctcatcctgACAGTTCCCAAGACTAGACACTGTGATAACGCATAGCCTGCTAGAAAGAGTAATCAGTTTGTCTGCCATATTTGCTAAGCAGCATATAATTATGGGAAAGCGACAGTATCCAGTCACTCTGGAATCCATACTATATCATTATATGGTGATATTATTTGAAAGCCAAATGTGTAAGTCAGGATGTTTATTTTGTCAATTTACAGATTCTCACCTACCTTTAATATACCAGGGGTGGAAAAGAGGTAAAGAGCTCTAAAGAATAACTATGTCTGCTTTTATCCACTCCATTCctgccagaaaataaaatactctaCATGATTTATAgaatatctatatatatatgatattcTACATCATACAACTGGGCTAAACATTGCGGTGTTATCAACGTCAAACGCATGCCAGGAATTTCCCATTCAAACAGTGATAAGACCACCACTCCACTGAATACTTCATTTTGCACAACCTAGAGCCAGGTTTCAGTAACAGCCAAGTCTCTTTGTCATCAGCGTTaatgtttcaaagcaaaattctcACACCTCAGAGAACTAGCAGAGATAAAACTTTTCACTGCTGCAATCCTGCCTGTGAGGAAACATGGTGTTTTAGAACAGGAAAGGAGTACAGCCAGAACAGAGTACTGTTTTAGTGATCTTGGCTGGCACAGCAGTTTCATGTAAATTTACATCTGACAATACAAGCCACAGCAACTCACTGAGCTGGTAAATTGGATAACTAACAGCCACAAAGAAGGTGAGGCTACCATGATaaaatctgtgtttctgttgttttaaataagTCATTAGCATTTCTGACAGTAAAAGAATACTCATGAAGAGCAACTAAAATATCCTATCTGCCAGAGGCATGCATTCAAGCTTCATTCAGGGTTCTCCTGAAAGCCAGTCCTGCAGTTAGCTAAGCATCACTAAGTCAGAACTAGCCAGGTatgatttattatttaactGCTAGGATGACGGACCATTTTGGCTTGATGCAGACTTTCACACATGGCAAGAAAATATGTTCCAGAACAATATCTATTCTTCCAGTACTTTTTGTTTATGAAATTCTTGCCCAAGACAGTGAATATTCTCCATGCAGTACACTGTTATCGACTCTAACAAAATTAAGCTGCACAGCAGTAAGATGCATCTGAGCAGGACCACAGCTTACATGTCAGCTAAACAGAAATTCTATCATACATACGCCAATGAAGAAATAATGCATTGCATAGTATCCACacatatttaatgtatttagtAGGATCCTGATCCAACAAACTAAGTTAAGTGCTCTCAATAGTCTGCTGGATGACTGCATAAGAGGACAGCAGTACCTAAGTTTCCTTCCTTGATATTTAGTTTCCTGTGTCCCTACTCACTTTCCCCCCCAGTATCTAATTTACTTCATTTGGcctaatcttaaaaaaaaagcacctgaaaataataaattataagaTCTTCTGGTTCTGTTATTTAGAATAAATCATATTACTTTGGATAATTCATATGCTATCTTTATCAATAGTCATAATACATCCGGTAGTCCATAAAACCCAAAGACTTTTACAATCAGTAATAAATACCtttgaagctggaaaaaaatacactgcttTACAGTCAAGGAAAGTATTTCAGCAAAGAGAATGAAACTTCCATATAACCAGGGCTCCTTCTGCACTCGTGTCTTGGCCAAAACAGTTGCACCTGCTAAACCTTAAACATTTTACTCTCCAGTGCCTGTTTTTCCCACACAAAGCTcactgcaaaactgctttttcagtcCAGCTTTCGAGTACTTCCCTTGCCTCCATCTGCAATCCCTATCAGGAACGGGAATTCCCCGTGGAGCCCTGAAGCCTAACCAAAGTGCTTCCAGCAACCTGTAAGTAAGACTGACACGTTTGCCTACATCCTTCCCTGGCTTTCGCAAGCCTGAGCCACGTTTGACAGCGCCCCCCGCCACACCAGAACACCCTCACTTCTGAGGTGCCTCCGCGCCCGACACCCCCGGACGGGCCGCGGGCACCACGGCGCCAGGCACAGGCCTGGGTCGGGACAGCAGCTGTGCCGCAGCCAAGTGCTGCCTTCGAGGCACGGGCAAGTAAATCGACCCAcggccccagcccaccacggcgcaaACACTCCTTTATCGTTTGCTGCGGCCGCCACACGGGGCCAGGAGCGGGAGCAGGCGCAGCCTCCGCCGGGctggcggggcggcggggcgggggcagcagGGCCCAGAGGGCAGGTACGCTGAGCCAAGGGTTTATCGCCCTAGGCAGCGCCGGCCGTACCTCCCAGAAGCGTCTCCTCCAGGGCAGGAGTCCCGCCCGCCCTCAGCATGCACCGGCGCGGCGCCGCCACCGCGCCAAGGACCCCAGTCCCGCTCCCGCCCGACGCCAAGCCCGCCACCCCCGGCCCGCGCAGGGCACGCTGGGAGCGGTAGTCCCGAGTCGCCGCTGCCCAGCGCGCAGGCCTCACGCATGCGAGGAGCGACGTCGACGCgatctttttccttctcccctccccgccgccgaTCCCCACCACCTGCTCTCCGCTCCGCGGCGAGGTCGTGGGCACGTCGGGCGCCGCGGCGAGCTGCCGAGGCCCTGGGCACGCACCTACTCCAGCAGAGGTATCGGCGCGGCCTGTCTCAAGGGGCGCGGCCCGCTTAACACCACCTCTCCCGGGCCCGGCAACCAGAACGGCGGCCCTTGCGCCCCGAGACTTATGTGGCGCCCCCGGAAGTGGAGGCAGGCGCGGGGGGGTGCGGGTGGGGGCGGGCCGCCGCGAGGGGCGGGGCGGCTCGCGCGGTGGCGGGCGGCGGTGGCGGCACCTTAATGGTCCGGGGGAGCGCGGGCGGCACCAGGCGCAGGTGAGGCGGCTTCTCCCCGGTGCTGCTCGCGGcgctccctccttcccctccgcCATTCCCCGCCACCCCGGGGATGCGGGGAGCGTCAGCTGGATCGACGACGGGGGGCGGTGGCGGGCGGCAGTGGGGCAGGTCGTTCCCTCGGGCTGCGGCCTGGGGGCCGGCAGTGGTGgccgctgccccgctcccccctcccGCCGTGAGGAGCCGGCGCCCGGTCCCGCCCTGGCGCGGCGGCTGCCCCGGTAGCGGGCCGGAGGGGCGGTGCCCGGGGCCAGCCGCGCTGAGGGTTGTTGCCCGGGCTCCCCGGGGCTGTATCGGCCTCGCCTCGGGGCTCGGCGGCTCCGGCGGCAGCGGGAGGTGCCGTGAGGAGCGGAGCCGGGTCAGCGGGCAGCTtactgctgtggtgggcagctGGCCGGGTCCGCCCCCCTTACCTGAGCGCAGCACGGGCAGCACCCTCCTGTGCTCTTTGTCTTCCGCGCAGACCTAAGTCGTGCTGTTCGGTAAGCTGCGATCATCAGTAAAACGTGGTGGCTATGGCCAATAAGCGTATCGAGtgttttgtctggttttgtggtCTGTTCTGGTTTTAGTAGCAGCTTTGCTGAAAAGGCAGGAATGTGAGTTTGCAGCGCGGTGTGCTGTTGGAAGGCAGGCGAAGCTTTTTGGTATAAAGAAGTACATGGGGTGAAAGGCAGCATTCCTAAACGGGGTGGGGTGCTGGTGGTGTGATGTCTCTTAAACCGCTGGATTTGGGGCACTGTTAATATCCCCAAAACCGATGATAAATTCGGTGCAAAATTCCTTGGGGCAAGGGAGGTTGCTCTCTGCATTGTAATCAAGCTGGGAAAGAAAGTAACTTACATACAGTACTCAGATAATAACCAGTCAGGTGCTTAGGTAGGAGAGGTGTATAGATAGAGCAGCCTTCTGGTTTTTTGGCGCTTTTATTGTTGCCTTGTAGTAGTTGATTTTGTAGTTACCTGCTCTCCTCAGAAGAAAGAAGACTAGGGGAGATCGGTATCACAACCACAGTGAAATATGTGGTTTCCTTTCTCATCCAAACCACTTCTATCTGGTGCCCTAAGCTGAAAAGCTACTCTTTGCAGTTGTTTGTTATAGTAATTTTGCATTATGTTGCATCTTTCTAAGTGTTCTTTCCCTTAATCTAAGCTGTGCCATTTCCATCATTTCTGCATCccttctgcttcatttttctacTCTAGTGGCaagccaaacttttttttttcttcacctggGGTATCAAATTTCAAATAGAATCTTGTTTTGGTGAACAAGTTTTGATTCAACCAATAACAAAACTACTGCTTATGTAGAACTGGTTTTGGCATAAGGATTTGACTGATGTAGTGTGCCTCTTTTATGGTTCAGTATGtgagaaatacaaatttttgtATTGGTTGGCTTGTCTTGGTTGTCTGATTGTTCTGCGAAATAGATTTTCATCCTTCTGGCATTTGTGGTTAGAACAGATCAGGCCTCCAGAGGCTGAGCCAAATGAACTTTAgttcagaattattttgcagaaaggtTCTCATCTCTACAAAGCTGAAGTAACAATTCTTTGGGAGAAtatggaaaagctgttttgacaTCTCTGAGGGGGATCTCTAAAAGTTTGGAGGCCAGCCTTTCTTGAAACATTCAACCTTGCCCCAAACATAAATGTCTTTATGTGATGTTTTTGACAAGGTTTGATTTAGAAAGGAACTTGGAGGTTAATTGATGTGAAGGTTATCTATTCTGTGGCTGTGCAGGAGACACTTGCAACATGCCACATGTCAGTTTGTAGTAGTGTTtgccagttaaaaaaaaatactgcctttcGGTCTTGAAGGGAGAATAGTGATATTTACCAGACAGCTTCAAGGCTCTTCTGACACTCCTGTTGAAAGACTGTAAtggtttattttgcagtttataACTGCTGAAAAGTTGAATGATGCCCTGTGATAGTGCAGTGTTTGGGGCTAAAACTCAAGAGTTTTAGCAGGTGTCATTGCATGTGCTGAAAAAGTCACATTTTTACTGGTGAGGTATTGGGGGGAAATAAGTTGTGCAAGGAAAGAATTTTGTAAGGGTAAGTAAGATGCACTGAAAAGTTACTTCACTTTAAGTTTGGTAATTCTAAATGACTGGAAATACTTTGCTGTATAATTActaggaaagaaagcaaacatggGGAAATCAGCCAAGTAATTACTGTTTGAAAGCTGTAACAGTTGTGTTTACTAGAAATCTCATTCGTCAGCAACCTAAAAGGCATGTCTTTCCTTGCTGCAAAGCTGGCTTCTTAACAGAATTCTGGTTCACATGGCCCAGTACAACTCTTAAGTTTTTAGGCCACTGGGCTAAGCTACTGTAGTGTGAATGGTCAGACTGAAATCTTATTTCAGGCAGAAATAATTCAGTGGTGCAGTGGAAAATAATTCAGGTGCCTGGTTAGGCAACTGCAGTTAGTTAGCTAGCCTAGGTGTACAgcatttcaaaaaatgtaaGTGCCTCTGTGAATAACACTGACAGGAATTGTTTCCAGTAGGAAATGCTAGTAAGGTGGGTATTTCTGGATTCCTGTTGTTTGAGTGGTTTGATTTTACACATTAGGCACCAGGCCTGTGCTTGGAATCCAGAGCAGCATACTCTCTTCCCTAAAAAGAAACCTAGTGGCCACCTTTAAGGAAAATTAGTGGTATATAAGGAAAGTGAAATTGGATTGCAGTAGTGTAACTGTTTGAACCATTGAATGGAATAGGACAAATactgtttctgttccttcctgTCTCAGTGGTTTCAAgttcctcttttctgtttatcAGAAAAATGTTCTAACCACCAAGCTGAAGAAAGTGTGGGTAAAAGCACCTGTATGTATCCTTTACTGCTGGAGTGCAGGTAACAGTGCAATAGTGTTTTGCCCATGAAATGCATTTGGAGCACTGTGCTGGGTTGACATTGGCTACCAACCAGGTGCCTACTAAGCCATGGTATTACTGCTTTTCCGTCAATAGGGTGGGGGAAAAATGACGAAAGCTTGTCGGCTGAGATGAAGACAAGGAGCTCACTCACCAGctactgtcatgggcaaaacagaacccaatttggggaaattaatttatttcaaattaaatagggtaggataatgagaaataagaaaaaatctAAAACCACCTTTCCCTCACCCTTCTTTATTTCCAGGCTCAACTTTACTCCCAGCCCTTCTTTCTGTCCCCTGCCAAGCAGTGCAGGGAGATGGAGAACGAGGACTATGGTCAGTTCataattcttctgtttctgctacTCCTTCTTCTtcatgctcttcccctgctccagcatggggtcccttccatgggagacagtccttcatgaactgctccagtgtgagtcctttCTACAGACTGCAGTTCTTTAGAATGAAATAGAGTATTTCAATTGGAGAggacctacaacaatcatctagtccaactgattgaccaattcagggctgaccaaaagtgacagcatgttattaagggctTTGTCTATATGCCTCTCAAAcgctgacaggcttggggcattgaccacctcttcaggaagcctgttccaggcCACCCTCTTAGTAaggaaatgcttcctaatgtcaaGCCTGAACCTCCAATGATGTGGCTTTAAACAATTCCCTGTTGTCTTATCACTGggtcccagggagaagagatagCACCAGCACCTCCCTCTGCACTACCCAGGTCACAAGAATGGGAATCTCGCACAATACCACTACAAGCAGTTCTTGACAAACTACTCCAGCATAGGGTCCCTTCcacggggtgcagtccttcaggaagagactgctccagtgtgggtcctctgtggggtcacaggtcctgccagaaaactTGCTCCTGCatggggtcctcagcacaggccacagctcctgct
The window above is part of the Falco cherrug isolate bFalChe1 chromosome Z, bFalChe1.pri, whole genome shotgun sequence genome. Proteins encoded here:
- the GIN1 gene encoding gypsy retrotransposon integrase-like protein 1 isoform X5 — its product is MVRSGKNGGLHLKQIAYYKQTGEYHPTTLSSERSGIRRAAKKFVFKENELFYVGKDGKQMRLVIVSDEEKKKVLEKCHKNAAGSHHGISRTLTLVESNYYWTSVTNDVKQWVYACQHCQVTKNTTTTPSKIDPIKAEDPWTAVTIDLMGPFNVTNRSHNYIIIMTDLFTRWTVILPLHDTSAAEIAKAIINVFYLYGPPQKMPIDQGKELVYQINEELFALFGMKQIVLSYPQTDDANERTCKTIKAFINKYCTNHPNDWDEHLSAIAYAFNLTNLEPHQNTPYFQMFNRNPYVVEPMNICVEGEYSMFAKIFEATKKASQALEEQKTSDCQVEKNTSGEQNIRNKITVKRKPKQLSTLRLKVGHEVLRRRKNWWKDGRFQSEWVGPCIIEYITDNGCAILRDVTGSRLKRPIKMSHLKPYVRGSSEKDNRYFLQGAVVVDHDYIGLSERSYNPSQQETVAEGEINAYTRDVMPAIQMLPAACKDQESTDGKHHSELTEDHCIESNTAKSEQWSSPCWTLQTKMEDT
- the GIN1 gene encoding gypsy retrotransposon integrase-like protein 1 isoform X4; the encoded protein is MLRAGGTPALEETLLGAMVRSGKNGGLHLKQIAYYKQTGEYHPTTLSSERSGIRRAAKKFVFKENELFYVGKDGKQMRLVIVSDEEKKKVLEKCHKNAAGSHHGISRTLTLVESNYYWTSVTNDVKQWVYACQHCQVTKNTTTTPSKIDPIKAEDPWTAVTIDLMGPFNVTNRSHNYIIIMTDLFTRWTVILPLHDTSAAEIAKAIINVFYLYGPPQKMPIDQGKELVYQINEELFALFGMKQIVLSYPQTDDANERTCKTIKAFINKYCTNHPNDWDEHLSAIAYAFNLTNLEPHQNTPYFQMFNRNPYVVEPMNICVEGEYSMFAKIFEATKKASQALEEQKTSDCQVEKNTSGEQNIRNKITVKRKPKQLSTLRLKVGHEVLRRRKNWWKDGRFQSEWVGPCIIEYITDNGCAILRDVTGSRLKRPIKMSHLKPYVRGSSEKDNRYFLQGAVVVDHDYIGLSERSYNPSQQETVAEGEINAYTRDVMPAIQMLPAACKDQESTDGKHHSELTEDHCIESNTAKSEQWSSPCWTLQTKMEDT
- the GIN1 gene encoding gypsy retrotransposon integrase-like protein 1 isoform X2, whose protein sequence is MREACALGSGDSGLPLPACPARAGGGGLGVGRERDWGPWRGGGAAPVHAEGGRDSCPGGDASGSVAMVRSGKNGGLHLKQIAYYKQTGEYHPTTLSSERSGIRRAAKKFVFKENELFYVGKDGKQMRLVIVSDEEKKKVLEKCHKNAAGSHHGISRTLTLVESNYYWTSVTNDVKQWVYACQHCQVTKNTTTTPSKIDPIKAEDPWTAVTIDLMGPFNVTNRSHNYIIIMTDLFTRWTVILPLHDTSAAEIAKAIINVFYLYGPPQKMPIDQGKELVYQTDDANERTCKTIKAFINKYCTNHPNDWDEHLSAIAYAFNLTNLEPHQNTPYFQMFNRNPYVVEPMNICVEGEYSMFAKIFEATKKASQALEEQKTSDCQVEKNTSGEQNIRNKITVKRKPKQLSTLRLKVGHEVLRRRKNWWKDGRFQSEWVGPCIIEYITDNGCAILRDVTGSRLKRPIKMSHLKPYVRGSSEKDNRYFLQGAVVVDHDYIGLSERSYNPSQQETVAEGEINAYTRDVMPAIQMLPAACKDQESTDGKHHSELTEDHCIESNTAKSEQWSSPCWTLQTKMEDT
- the GIN1 gene encoding gypsy retrotransposon integrase-like protein 1 isoform X1 — translated: MREACALGSGDSGLPLPACPARAGGGGLGVGRERDWGPWRGGGAAPVHAEGGRDSCPGGDASGSVAMVRSGKNGGLHLKQIAYYKQTGEYHPTTLSSERSGIRRAAKKFVFKENELFYVGKDGKQMRLVIVSDEEKKKVLEKCHKNAAGSHHGISRTLTLVESNYYWTSVTNDVKQWVYACQHCQVTKNTTTTPSKIDPIKAEDPWTAVTIDLMGPFNVTNRSHNYIIIMTDLFTRWTVILPLHDTSAAEIAKAIINVFYLYGPPQKMPIDQGKELVYQINEELFALFGMKQIVLSYPQTDDANERTCKTIKAFINKYCTNHPNDWDEHLSAIAYAFNLTNLEPHQNTPYFQMFNRNPYVVEPMNICVEGEYSMFAKIFEATKKASQALEEQKTSDCQVEKNTSGEQNIRNKITVKRKPKQLSTLRLKVGHEVLRRRKNWWKDGRFQSEWVGPCIIEYITDNGCAILRDVTGSRLKRPIKMSHLKPYVRGSSEKDNRYFLQGAVVVDHDYIGLSERSYNPSQQETVAEGEINAYTRDVMPAIQMLPAACKDQESTDGKHHSELTEDHCIESNTAKSEQWSSPCWTLQTKMEDT